From Sulfurovum zhangzhouensis, one genomic window encodes:
- a CDS encoding peptidase M42, with translation MELFYDILKQLIRVPCVVGAEHPFFMFLKRELEELDLTVEYYDGVLVAKGSNPQSGYISAHADRHGLICTGYNEFQYAAFIAKNQADLLGNSNSEQLLKNFEMRFKDQKVQAYNPWSGGYLGLGMITDAYLCSRRHNIIFKIDGLDHLFPGTPIAFMDKLEITPEGLVSAQLDNVISVALILYLFHLGFQGTAFFTASEEAGRSWRFLLEYFRRFNIDTKELLVLDTSPYNHVDDINGLDIVLRNRDENAVFRSPMKNKVKKIALENNINYHFKDAYLKNIMAQENKQGSLGVTELGRLINASHGQIQGATLQFPTIGYHTVEESTTQKSINSMIQVLKNLYIDND, from the coding sequence ATGGAACTCTTTTACGATATATTGAAGCAGTTGATCAGAGTCCCTTGTGTCGTGGGTGCTGAGCATCCTTTTTTTATGTTCTTGAAACGTGAACTTGAAGAGCTGGATCTAACTGTTGAGTATTATGATGGTGTATTGGTTGCAAAAGGTTCTAACCCTCAAAGCGGATATATCTCTGCTCATGCAGATAGACACGGACTGATATGTACCGGATACAATGAGTTTCAGTACGCAGCATTTATTGCTAAAAACCAGGCAGACCTTCTGGGAAATTCAAACTCCGAACAGCTGTTGAAAAACTTTGAAATGCGTTTTAAAGACCAAAAAGTTCAGGCATATAATCCTTGGTCAGGAGGATATCTGGGACTTGGTATGATCACTGATGCCTATCTATGCAGCCGAAGGCACAATATTATTTTCAAAATTGACGGATTGGACCATCTTTTTCCAGGTACGCCTATTGCATTTATGGATAAGTTGGAGATCACACCGGAAGGGTTGGTTTCTGCACAGTTGGATAATGTTATCTCTGTGGCTTTAATCCTTTACTTGTTTCATTTAGGGTTTCAGGGAACGGCTTTCTTTACTGCTTCAGAAGAGGCAGGCCGTAGCTGGAGATTTTTACTTGAGTATTTTAGAAGATTCAATATTGATACCAAGGAACTATTGGTATTGGATACCAGTCCATATAATCATGTCGACGATATCAATGGACTTGATATCGTACTGCGAAATAGAGATGAAAATGCAGTTTTCAGGTCACCGATGAAAAACAAGGTCAAAAAGATCGCACTGGAAAATAATATAAATTATCATTTTAAAGATGCGTATCTTAAAAACATCATGGCACAGGAGAATAAACAAGGCTCTTTAGGTGTGACCGAGCTTGGAAGACTGATCAATGCTTCCCATGGACAGATACAGGGTGCAACATTACAGTTTCCTACGATTGGATATCATACGGTAGAAGAGTCGACAACTCAAAAATCCATTAACAGCATGATCCAGGTCCTGAAGAATCTTTATATAGATAATGATTAA
- a CDS encoding succinylglutamate desuccinylase/aspartoacylase family protein — MPKTVLTIAGTPILRGKETKLMLDLPRLYSTPTQLPVRVISGKKNGPIIFISAAIHGDELNGIEIIRRFRRLKILKRVRGTIILVPIVNIYGTMTLSRYLPDRRDLNRSFPGSTKGSLASRIAHTFFQEIVSKCDLGIDLHTASIHKSNLPQVRTNIDNDYTFTLAKAFEAPVILHSETRDGSLRAVAQDNDIPILLYEAGEALRFDEKSIRIGVKGIINVLRENGMLPKQIKKGRKKTPVVTRSSKWIRATHSGIIRTIKALGDTVKKDGVIAYIDDLLDDSHYEVLAPFDGVIIGKSEIPLVQEGDAIFHIAKFSNLEAAENKIGHFIENAIEESEFIELNNEEIIE, encoded by the coding sequence ATGCCAAAAACTGTCTTGACTATCGCAGGTACTCCAATACTCAGAGGTAAGGAGACCAAGCTGATGCTTGATCTTCCGAGGCTCTACAGTACGCCTACACAACTTCCTGTGCGAGTAATAAGCGGTAAAAAAAACGGTCCGATTATTTTCATAAGTGCTGCAATACATGGAGATGAGCTGAACGGTATCGAGATTATTCGGCGTTTTAGAAGGCTCAAGATCCTCAAAAGAGTACGAGGAACGATAATCCTTGTGCCTATCGTTAATATTTACGGCACAATGACACTCTCACGCTATCTGCCTGATAGAAGGGATTTGAACCGAAGCTTCCCTGGAAGTACCAAAGGTTCTTTGGCAAGTCGTATTGCACATACTTTCTTTCAGGAGATCGTCAGTAAGTGTGATTTAGGGATAGATCTGCATACAGCTTCTATTCACAAGTCAAACCTGCCACAGGTGAGGACTAATATCGATAATGATTATACCTTTACTTTGGCAAAGGCTTTTGAGGCACCGGTGATACTCCACTCTGAAACAAGGGATGGTTCACTTAGAGCCGTTGCACAAGATAATGATATACCGATCCTTCTTTATGAAGCAGGAGAGGCGTTGCGCTTTGATGAGAAGAGTATACGTATTGGTGTGAAGGGTATTATCAATGTGCTTAGAGAAAATGGAATGTTGCCAAAACAGATTAAGAAAGGACGTAAAAAGACCCCTGTCGTTACAAGATCAAGCAAGTGGATCAGGGCAACGCACAGTGGTATCATACGTACAATTAAAGCGCTTGGAGATACTGTGAAAAAAGATGGGGTCATTGCCTATATTGACGATCTGCTTGATGATAGTCATTATGAGGTATTGGCTCCATTTGACGGAGTCATAATAGGAAAATCAGAGATTCCTCTTGTACAAGAAGGGGATGCGATTTTTCATATTGCCAAGTTCAGTAATCTTGAAGCAGCAGAGAATAAAATAGGGCATTTTATTGAAAATGCAATAGAAGAAAGTGAATTTATTGAACTTAACAATGAGGAGATTATAGAGTAG
- the rimK gene encoding 30S ribosomal protein S6--L-glutamate ligase: protein MRVYILSRNKKLYSTRRLVEAAEQRGWDVRVIDYLKCSIEIMKGELKISYMGEELPLPDAIIPRIGASRTFYGTAMVRHFEIMGSFSTSGNLAIARSRDKLRSLQVLSKKGVDMPKTIFASNKSSAKDVIALSGGAPLVLKILEGTQGVGVVLVDSEKAAKSVLDAFYGMEVNLLVQEYIEEAGGADIRALVVNGKVVGAMKRQGAEGDFRSNLHQGGSATAHKLTRKERATAIAAAKAMGLGVCGVDMIPSDRGPLVMEVNSSPGLEGIEKSTGIDIAGKIMDYIAENATAQSDTVGKRKRRKKDTIGA, encoded by the coding sequence ATGAGAGTATATATACTTTCTCGCAATAAAAAACTTTACTCTACAAGAAGGTTGGTAGAAGCTGCCGAGCAAAGAGGATGGGATGTCAGAGTAATTGATTACCTTAAATGTTCTATTGAGATCATGAAGGGTGAACTTAAGATCAGTTATATGGGAGAAGAGTTACCTCTTCCTGATGCAATTATCCCTCGTATCGGTGCCAGTAGAACATTTTATGGGACTGCAATGGTCAGGCATTTTGAGATCATGGGATCGTTCAGCACTTCAGGAAATCTTGCGATAGCAAGAAGCCGTGATAAACTTAGAAGTCTACAGGTACTTTCTAAAAAAGGTGTAGATATGCCAAAAACGATCTTCGCTTCAAATAAATCGAGTGCAAAAGATGTTATTGCACTAAGCGGTGGTGCCCCGTTGGTTCTAAAAATCCTTGAGGGAACACAAGGTGTAGGTGTCGTACTGGTAGATAGTGAAAAAGCTGCTAAGTCTGTACTTGATGCATTTTACGGGATGGAAGTGAACCTTTTGGTCCAAGAGTATATAGAAGAAGCCGGCGGTGCAGATATCAGAGCACTTGTCGTAAACGGTAAAGTAGTGGGTGCTATGAAACGTCAAGGTGCTGAGGGTGACTTCAGATCAAATCTTCACCAAGGTGGAAGTGCTACAGCGCACAAGCTTACAAGAAAAGAGAGAGCGACTGCCATTGCAGCAGCGAAAGCGATGGGCCTTGGTGTATGTGGTGTAGATATGATACCATCCGATCGCGGTCCGCTTGTTATGGAGGTAAACTCTTCTCCGGGATTAGAAGGTATCGAAAAATCGACAGGTATAGATATCGCAGGCAAGATCATGGATTATATCGCAGAAAACGCGACCGCACAAAGTGATACGGTAGGGAAGCGCAAACGCAGAAAGAAAGATACTATCGGAGCATAG
- a CDS encoding ATP-dependent zinc protease family protein has protein sequence MNKKQVIGSKELISIIDLELFDLDAKVDTGADSNALHCDDIEIDENNMVHFTLLDEVHPAYHGKRMQLPLYKLKKVRSSNGELQLRPSIEVEVDFFGQKYKCVISLTNRADMKYPMLIGRKFLSGKFLVDVSQEYLSKK, from the coding sequence ATGAATAAGAAACAGGTAATCGGAAGTAAAGAGCTAATATCAATCATTGATCTGGAACTCTTTGATCTGGATGCTAAAGTAGATACAGGTGCGGATTCTAATGCATTACACTGTGATGATATAGAGATTGATGAGAATAATATGGTACATTTTACGTTACTGGATGAAGTACATCCTGCTTATCACGGTAAACGTATGCAACTGCCTCTTTATAAACTAAAAAAAGTCAGAAGTTCTAACGGAGAGTTGCAGTTACGCCCCTCAATTGAGGTAGAAGTAGATTTTTTCGGTCAAAAATATAAGTGTGTCATCTCTCTTACGAACCGTGCAGATATGAAGTATCCGATGCTTATTGGAAGGAAGTTCCTTTCAGGGAAATTTTTGGTAGATGTATCACAGGAATATTTGTCAAAAAAATAG
- a CDS encoding YbgC/FadM family acyl-CoA thioesterase, translated as MKIRIYYEDTDAGGIVYHTNYIKYCERARSEHFFSRGIMPGEGNKYGFVVRKITADFLGSAVLGDVLEVKTSILNFKNSSMTLLQEITNENKILFSMEVLLVYVEEGKPRRVPDHLADILMDLNKS; from the coding sequence ATGAAAATTCGAATTTACTACGAAGATACGGATGCAGGCGGAATTGTTTACCATACAAACTATATCAAGTATTGTGAAAGGGCGAGGTCTGAACACTTTTTCAGTCGTGGAATAATGCCTGGAGAAGGGAACAAGTACGGTTTTGTCGTACGTAAGATCACTGCAGATTTTCTTGGAAGTGCCGTTCTCGGTGATGTATTAGAAGTTAAAACATCAATCCTCAATTTTAAGAACAGCAGCATGACCCTACTTCAAGAAATCACCAACGAAAATAAAATACTCTTTAGTATGGAAGTACTGCTTGTGTATGTCGAAGAAGGCAAACCGCGTCGTGTCCCTGATCACTTGGCAGACATTTTGATGGATTTGAATAAATCATAA
- a CDS encoding bifunctional aconitate hydratase 2/2-methylisocitrate dehydratase, producing the protein MALIEEYKAHTAERAELGVPPLPLTAEQVAELVELLKVSPIADQDYAMDMFENKVPAGVDDAAYVKAAFLNDIVQDNAKCDAIDAVKACQILGKMLGGFNVQPLVEALKLGGEVADTAAEELKNTILVYNSFNDVKEMMDAGNAKAKEVIESWANAEWFTNKPELAKEITVTVYKIPGETNTDDLSPASEAFTRADIPLHANSMLVARMENPLETMAELKAKGHPLAYVGDVVGTGSSRKSGINSVQWHMGEDIPGIPNKRTGGVVIGSIIAPIFFNTAEDSGCLPIQAPVDDLETGDVITVKPFDGVIEKNGAVVSEFALSPNTLPDEMRAGGRIPLIIGKGLTAKAREALGMGASDMFMAPDQPADNGKGYTLAQKMVGKACGLAGVKPGVYCEPVATTVGSQDTTGPMTRDEIKELAALSFGADMVMQSFCHTAAYPKPADIKLQHTLPDFWTSRKGVILRPGDGVIHSWLNRLCLPDTVGTGGDSHTRFPIGISFPAGSGLVAFAGVTGMMPLTMPESVLVRFKGEMQPGITLRDLVNAIPYQAIKDGLLTVEKKGKKNIFAGRVLEIEGLETLKCEQAFELSDASAERSAAACTVKLDKEPIIEYLNSNIALIEEMIKDGYQDAATLQRRADKMREWLKNPELLEADADAEYAAVIEIDLNEITEPILACPNDPDDVATLSEVLADPSRPTERIDEVFVGSCMTNIGLFRALGEVLKGEGAVKAKLWVVPPTKMDEKTLTEEGYYAIFGAAGARTEVPGCSLCMGNQARVADNAIVFSTSTRNFDNRLGKGAQVYLGSAEVAAVAALLGRLPNKEEYLEIVNKKITDANKESVYKYLNFDQVSAEELEAMVK; encoded by the coding sequence ATGGCCTTAATCGAAGAATATAAAGCACATACTGCTGAGCGTGCTGAGCTTGGTGTACCACCACTTCCTCTCACTGCTGAGCAAGTAGCTGAATTAGTAGAATTACTTAAAGTATCACCTATTGCTGACCAAGATTATGCAATGGATATGTTTGAAAATAAAGTTCCTGCTGGGGTTGATGATGCAGCATATGTAAAAGCTGCATTCCTAAACGATATCGTTCAAGATAACGCTAAATGTGATGCGATCGATGCAGTAAAAGCATGTCAGATCCTTGGAAAAATGCTTGGTGGATTTAACGTACAACCACTTGTAGAGGCATTGAAACTTGGCGGTGAAGTAGCTGATACAGCTGCTGAAGAGCTTAAAAATACTATTCTTGTATATAACTCTTTCAATGATGTAAAAGAGATGATGGATGCAGGTAATGCAAAAGCAAAAGAAGTGATTGAGTCTTGGGCAAATGCAGAGTGGTTTACAAATAAACCAGAGCTTGCTAAAGAGATCACTGTAACTGTATACAAAATCCCAGGTGAAACCAACACTGACGACCTTTCACCTGCTTCTGAAGCATTTACAAGAGCGGATATCCCACTTCACGCTAACTCAATGCTAGTAGCAAGAATGGAAAACCCGCTTGAGACAATGGCAGAGCTAAAAGCTAAAGGTCACCCGCTTGCATACGTTGGTGACGTTGTAGGTACAGGTTCGTCAAGAAAATCTGGTATCAACTCAGTACAATGGCACATGGGTGAAGACATCCCTGGTATTCCTAACAAAAGAACAGGTGGTGTTGTTATTGGTTCAATTATCGCTCCAATTTTCTTCAACACTGCAGAGGATTCAGGATGTCTTCCTATCCAGGCTCCAGTAGATGATCTAGAGACTGGTGATGTGATAACCGTAAAACCATTTGATGGTGTAATTGAGAAAAACGGTGCAGTAGTATCTGAGTTTGCACTTTCTCCAAACACACTACCAGATGAGATGAGAGCAGGTGGTCGTATCCCGTTGATCATTGGTAAAGGTTTGACTGCTAAAGCAAGAGAAGCACTCGGTATGGGAGCTTCAGATATGTTTATGGCACCAGATCAGCCTGCTGACAACGGTAAGGGATACACACTTGCACAAAAAATGGTAGGTAAGGCTTGTGGTCTTGCTGGTGTAAAACCAGGTGTATACTGTGAGCCGGTTGCTACAACTGTAGGTTCTCAAGATACAACAGGTCCAATGACAAGAGATGAGATCAAAGAGCTTGCTGCACTAAGTTTTGGTGCTGATATGGTAATGCAGTCATTCTGTCATACTGCAGCGTATCCAAAACCTGCAGACATCAAGCTTCAGCATACACTTCCAGACTTCTGGACTAGCAGAAAAGGTGTGATCCTTAGACCGGGTGACGGTGTTATCCACTCATGGCTAAACAGACTTTGTCTTCCGGATACTGTAGGTACAGGTGGTGATTCACATACAAGATTCCCTATCGGTATCTCATTCCCTGCTGGTTCTGGTCTTGTAGCATTTGCCGGTGTAACAGGTATGATGCCGCTAACTATGCCAGAGTCTGTTCTTGTAAGATTCAAAGGTGAAATGCAACCGGGTATCACACTACGTGACCTTGTAAATGCAATTCCTTACCAAGCGATCAAAGACGGTCTATTGACTGTTGAGAAAAAAGGTAAGAAAAATATCTTTGCCGGACGTGTACTTGAGATTGAAGGTCTTGAAACATTGAAGTGTGAGCAAGCATTTGAGCTTTCAGATGCATCTGCTGAGAGATCTGCTGCAGCTTGTACAGTAAAACTTGATAAAGAACCAATCATCGAGTACCTAAACTCTAACATCGCTCTTATAGAAGAGATGATCAAAGATGGTTACCAAGATGCTGCAACACTTCAAAGAAGAGCAGACAAGATGAGAGAGTGGTTGAAGAATCCAGAGCTTCTAGAAGCTGATGCAGATGCAGAATATGCAGCAGTTATCGAGATCGATCTTAATGAGATCACTGAGCCTATCTTAGCTTGTCCAAACGATCCGGATGACGTAGCTACACTTTCAGAAGTACTTGCTGATCCAAGCAGACCGACTGAGAGAATTGATGAAGTATTCGTTGGTTCTTGTATGACTAACATCGGTTTATTCAGAGCACTTGGTGAAGTCCTTAAAGGTGAGGGTGCTGTTAAGGCTAAGCTGTGGGTAGTACCACCGACCAAGATGGATGAGAAGACATTGACTGAAGAGGGTTACTATGCGATCTTCGGTGCAGCTGGTGCGAGAACTGAGGTTCCTGGATGTTCACTTTGTATGGGTAACCAAGCTAGAGTTGCAGACAATGCTATCGTATTCTCAACATCTACAAGAAACTTCGACAACAGACTTGGAAAAGGTGCGCAAGTTTATCTAGGGTCAGCGGAAGTTGCAGCAGTAGCAGCACTTCTAGGACGTCTTCCAAATAAAGAAGAGTATCTTGAGATCGTAAACAAAAAGATCACAGATGCAAACAAAGAGAGCGTATATAAATACCTTAACTTTGACCAAGTTTCTGCTGAAGAACTTGAAGCAATGGTGAAGTAA
- a CDS encoding FtsK/SpoIIIE family DNA translocase, with translation MKIALIITSILFIYAAFSTLFLGTGLVGNIGEKIGQTNIFLFGYLAYINLFILFYPLYKLFKDKSKAKEIDFYLGWILLFIGLIFLESLVFDLEKAGFIGTQIVEFLEPYIGKAGLWLSWLLITLLSLVFILDDDFSPKDVNVPGMSLSSWLSALKKFMVALKGIFKKIFTNPFASPKLEDEMMPEMEVSTKRQTITKKPVQKVIKNKAEPFSLRDEPLPWEEEIDDPVIQEITIFEKEMEEAMEVESNRKPPLSLTSKNSSNVTIVDELEENSKLLDQIEKGQVEKPKNFRLPKLDFLQKAPKTTKKMNEAEIDRKIGELLAKLEQFKIEGDVVRTYSGPLVTTFEFKPAPHVKVSKILNLQDDLAMALQAETIRIQAPIPGRDVVGIEIPNDNVDTIYLREILESEIFTTSSSPLTVALGKDIVGKPFVTDIKKLPHILIAGTTGSGKSVGINAMILSLLYRNDPDHLKLMLIDPKMLEFSIYNDIPHLLTPVIIDAKKAIAALANMVGEMERRYKLMAENRTKNIENYNEKVKKDGSAEPFPYIVVVIDELADLMMTGGKEVEFSIARLAQMARASGIHLIVATQRPSVDVVTGLIKANLPSRLSYRVGQRIDSKVILDTMGAESLLGRGDGLFTPPGSTGLVRLHAPWSTEEEIEKIVEYIKAQREPEYDENYLVAGSSEGGTSDAGDMELDPLYEEAKAVILSDKKTSISYLQRKLQIGYNRSANIIEQLEAMGVLSEPNAKGNREIL, from the coding sequence GTGAAAATCGCACTTATTATTACCTCCATACTCTTTATTTATGCAGCTTTTTCAACGCTCTTTTTAGGGACAGGTCTTGTAGGAAATATTGGAGAAAAGATCGGTCAGACAAATATCTTTCTCTTTGGATATCTTGCATATATCAATCTTTTTATTCTTTTTTATCCTCTTTATAAACTTTTTAAAGATAAGTCCAAAGCCAAAGAGATTGACTTCTATTTAGGATGGATACTTCTGTTTATCGGTTTGATCTTTCTGGAGTCATTGGTCTTTGATCTTGAAAAAGCAGGATTCATAGGTACACAGATCGTAGAATTTCTTGAACCGTACATAGGCAAAGCAGGCCTTTGGCTCTCCTGGCTTTTGATCACATTACTTTCATTGGTTTTTATCCTAGATGATGATTTTAGTCCAAAGGATGTCAATGTCCCGGGTATGTCTTTGTCCTCATGGTTATCGGCATTGAAAAAATTCATGGTTGCTCTGAAGGGTATTTTCAAAAAAATATTTACCAATCCTTTTGCATCACCAAAACTCGAAGATGAGATGATGCCTGAAATGGAAGTGTCAACAAAGAGACAGACAATTACTAAAAAACCTGTACAAAAAGTTATAAAAAATAAAGCTGAGCCATTTTCATTACGTGATGAACCATTGCCTTGGGAAGAAGAGATCGATGATCCGGTTATTCAGGAGATCACTATATTTGAAAAAGAGATGGAAGAAGCAATGGAAGTTGAGAGTAATAGAAAACCTCCTCTTTCTTTGACATCTAAAAACAGTTCTAATGTAACAATCGTAGATGAACTTGAAGAGAATTCAAAACTGCTTGACCAGATTGAAAAAGGGCAAGTTGAGAAGCCTAAAAACTTCAGATTGCCAAAATTGGATTTTTTACAAAAAGCACCTAAGACAACTAAAAAAATGAATGAAGCGGAGATTGACCGTAAGATTGGTGAACTTTTAGCCAAACTAGAGCAGTTCAAGATCGAGGGTGATGTAGTACGTACTTACTCTGGACCTTTAGTAACTACATTTGAGTTTAAACCGGCTCCTCATGTAAAGGTATCAAAGATCCTTAACTTGCAAGATGACCTCGCTATGGCATTACAAGCAGAAACGATCCGTATCCAGGCACCGATCCCCGGTCGTGACGTCGTAGGGATTGAGATCCCTAACGACAATGTTGATACGATTTATCTTAGAGAGATACTTGAATCTGAGATCTTTACAACATCTAGCTCTCCGTTGACTGTGGCTCTGGGGAAAGATATCGTAGGGAAACCCTTTGTAACAGATATTAAGAAGCTTCCGCATATTCTTATTGCGGGTACTACGGGATCGGGTAAATCAGTAGGGATCAATGCTATGATCCTTTCTTTACTATATAGAAATGATCCTGATCATCTTAAATTGATGCTTATCGATCCTAAGATGTTGGAGTTTTCTATCTACAATGACATTCCGCATCTCTTGACCCCTGTTATCATTGATGCAAAAAAAGCGATCGCAGCACTAGCGAACATGGTTGGCGAAATGGAGCGCCGTTATAAGCTGATGGCTGAGAATCGTACCAAGAACATAGAAAACTATAATGAAAAAGTAAAAAAGGACGGCTCTGCTGAACCGTTCCCATATATCGTAGTGGTAATTGACGAGTTGGCTGATTTGATGATGACAGGAGGGAAAGAGGTAGAGTTCTCGATTGCACGTCTTGCACAGATGGCTAGGGCTTCTGGTATCCATTTGATCGTAGCAACACAACGACCGAGTGTAGATGTTGTTACAGGTTTGATAAAAGCAAATCTTCCTTCACGTCTGAGTTACAGGGTTGGACAAAGAATCGATTCAAAGGTCATACTTGACACGATGGGTGCGGAGAGCCTGTTAGGACGTGGGGATGGTCTATTTACGCCTCCTGGATCTACTGGACTGGTACGTTTGCATGCTCCTTGGAGTACTGAAGAAGAGATCGAGAAGATTGTCGAGTATATCAAGGCTCAGCGAGAGCCGGAGTATGACGAAAACTATCTAGTCGCCGGCAGTAGTGAAGGCGGAACTTCAGATGCCGGTGATATGGAGCTTGATCCACTTTATGAAGAGGCAAAAGCAGTTATTTTAAGTGATAAAAAAACCTCTATATCCTATTTGCAGAGAAAGTTACAGATTGGTTACAACCGTTCAGCAAATATTATCGAACAGCTTGAGGCAATGGGGGTACTGTCAGAACCTAATGCCAAAGGAAATAGGGAAATATTGTAA
- a CDS encoding UbiX family flavin prenyltransferase, whose translation MKIVVAITGASGVELGKKFVDYLPEGIEAHVVVSDNALTVESFENKQVTLHQNENIAASVSSGSFRVDATAIIPCSMNTLAKIACGISDNLATRVAAVALKEQKKLLLAPRELPFSAIALENMQKLATLGVIIAPPVLGYYSDSSSLDEMERFIIGKWYDALGIENNLFERWK comes from the coding sequence TTGAAAATCGTCGTAGCCATTACTGGTGCCAGCGGTGTAGAGCTAGGCAAAAAGTTTGTCGATTATCTGCCTGAAGGTATCGAAGCCCATGTTGTAGTCTCTGATAATGCTCTTACTGTAGAATCTTTTGAAAATAAACAAGTCACACTGCACCAAAATGAAAATATCGCTGCCTCAGTCTCCAGCGGCTCCTTTAGAGTAGATGCCACAGCGATCATCCCTTGCAGTATGAATACACTGGCAAAGATCGCATGCGGGATCAGCGATAACCTTGCTACCAGAGTGGCAGCCGTAGCACTCAAAGAACAAAAAAAGTTACTTCTAGCTCCTCGTGAACTTCCTTTTTCAGCTATTGCACTGGAAAATATGCAAAAACTTGCTACACTTGGCGTCATCATAGCTCCGCCTGTATTGGGGTACTACTCAGACTCTAGTTCTTTAGATGAAATGGAACGTTTTATTATCGGAAAATGGTATGATGCACTTGGCATAGAAAACAATTTATTTGAAAGATGGAAATAA